One window from the genome of Breoghania sp. L-A4 encodes:
- the parA gene encoding ParA family partition ATPase, whose translation MTGKIITIAQQKGGSGKTTLAAHLAIALGKGRGISVAMLDIDPQGSLGEWLEAREQLLGEDATGLEFRTASGWGARREARSLARDYDFVLLDTPPKSDRDVRPAIEAADLVAIPVQPSPVDVWASQMTLDMAAHEDVPAILVMNRVPPRALLTGEMAAALDALGSKTAKARLGNRIAFAASMGEGRTASETEPNGKAAEEVDALVKELKKLMK comes from the coding sequence ATGACAGGCAAAATCATCACCATTGCTCAACAAAAGGGCGGGTCCGGAAAGACAACCCTTGCCGCTCATCTCGCCATTGCGCTGGGGAAGGGACGTGGAATTTCCGTGGCGATGCTCGATATCGACCCGCAGGGCAGCCTCGGAGAATGGCTGGAGGCGCGCGAGCAGCTTCTGGGCGAAGACGCCACGGGACTGGAGTTCCGCACCGCGTCGGGCTGGGGCGCGCGACGCGAGGCGCGCAGCCTGGCGCGCGATTATGACTTCGTGCTGCTGGACACGCCGCCGAAATCCGACCGCGACGTGCGCCCGGCGATCGAGGCGGCGGATCTCGTCGCCATCCCGGTGCAGCCATCGCCCGTCGATGTCTGGGCCAGTCAGATGACGCTGGACATGGCCGCCCATGAGGACGTGCCCGCCATCCTGGTGATGAACCGCGTGCCGCCGCGCGCCCTGCTGACCGGCGAAATGGCCGCGGCGTTGGATGCGCTGGGCTCGAAAACCGCCAAGGCGCGGCTGGGCAACCGTATCGCCTTCGCCGCCTCAATGGGCGAGGGCCGCACGGCGAGCGAGACCGAACCCAACGGCAAGGCGGCAGAAGAAGTCGATGCCCTTGTCAAGGAACTGAAGAAGCTGATGAAATAG